The following proteins are co-located in the Haliovirga abyssi genome:
- the thiF gene encoding sulfur carrier protein ThiS adenylyltransferase ThiF produces MIGIAGVGGIGSNVAVNLVRSGITKLKIVDFDKIDISNLNRQFYFENQIGKNKVEALKENLLKINNRLEIITINKKIVNENIEEIFNDCNIIVEGFDSKYYKAMLVEKFIDNKDLIVSASGIADNDVENIKVKKIQNSCYIVGDLEKDVENYKTFSTKVNIVAAIMANIILEKGDFYEKNL; encoded by the coding sequence ATGATAGGAATAGCAGGTGTAGGAGGGATTGGTTCTAATGTCGCAGTTAATTTAGTTAGAAGTGGTATAACCAAATTAAAAATAGTTGATTTTGATAAAATAGATATTTCAAATTTAAATAGACAATTTTATTTTGAAAATCAAATTGGGAAAAATAAAGTGGAGGCTTTAAAAGAAAACTTATTGAAAATAAATAATAGATTAGAAATTATAACTATAAATAAAAAAATAGTTAATGAAAATATTGAAGAGATATTTAATGATTGCAATATAATTGTAGAAGGTTTTGATAGTAAATATTATAAAGCAATGTTAGTAGAAAAATTTATTGATAATAAGGATTTAATAGTTTCTGCTTCTGGAATTGCAGACAATGATGTCGAAAATATTAAAGTAAAAAAGATTCAAAATAGTTGTTATATTGTAGGAGATTTGGAAAAAGATGTAGAAAATTATAAAACATTTTCTACAAAAGTTAATATTGTCGCTGCAATTATGGCAAATATTATATTGGAAAAAGGAGATTTTTATGAAAAAAATCTATAG
- a CDS encoding substrate-binding periplasmic protein: MKYSLKKIIIITALCFSIFQLSFARDFIIAGIPEAPLRFHDSTGKPTGIDVDIISYIMDKMGIKYKILLVNSSTRLLALSKAGKYDIVFTYSYNKDRNKYLYYPKESHVTITWNFFILRKNEGKIKYNSFEDLRGYYIGATKGFSYTPEFWEAASKGILTLDTVVKNKLQMRKLLGGRIDLLPYNTNAALYEAHVGGFSDKITYLKKPLKKRDYFNTFPRKSDYPNMENIKKKYDEILRKMKEDGTLVKIYAKYGIKYSPKIKK; encoded by the coding sequence ATGAAATATTCATTAAAAAAAATCATTATTATTACTGCCTTATGTTTTTCTATTTTTCAATTATCTTTTGCCAGAGATTTCATTATAGCTGGAATCCCAGAAGCACCTTTAAGATTTCATGATTCTACAGGGAAACCTACCGGAATTGATGTTGATATTATATCTTATATAATGGATAAAATGGGTATCAAATATAAAATTCTTTTAGTAAATTCATCAACAAGACTTCTTGCTCTTTCAAAAGCAGGTAAATATGATATAGTCTTTACATACTCTTATAATAAAGATAGAAATAAATATCTATATTATCCTAAAGAGTCTCATGTAACTATAACTTGGAATTTTTTTATTCTTAGAAAAAATGAAGGTAAAATAAAATATAACAGTTTTGAAGATTTACGTGGTTATTATATAGGGGCTACAAAAGGGTTTTCATATACGCCAGAATTTTGGGAAGCAGCTTCAAAAGGTATCCTCACACTTGATACTGTTGTAAAAAATAAACTTCAAATGCGAAAACTTCTTGGTGGAAGAATAGATTTATTGCCATATAATACCAATGCAGCTCTTTATGAAGCTCATGTTGGTGGTTTTTCTGATAAAATAACATATCTTAAAAAGCCACTTAAAAAGAGGGATTATTTTAATACATTTCCACGAAAATCGGATTATCCGAACATGGAAAATATTAAAAAAAAATATGACGAAATTTTAAGAAAGATGAAAGAGGATGGAACTCTTGTAAAAATATATGCTAAATATGGAATAAAATATTCTCCTAAAATAAAGAAATAA
- a CDS encoding thiamine phosphate synthase yields the protein MKKIYRILDANVNRASEGIRVVEDICRFYFENETLTEKLRNIRHNIRKSLKDIDIYMIEERDSEHDIGKNITLNSVIDKKDSVSQIITANFKRALEAVRVIEEILKTLDNMYLIGKKFETIRYELYYLEKDVTQLINKKIIPEGIYGITMEESSNGKNNIEIVKEMIENGIKIIQYREKRKSFRDMYKEGLELRQLTKENGVTLIINDYIELAMMLDADGVHIGQDDWPIEEVRKLIGSDKIIGVSTHSKEDAIEAVKNGADYLGVGPIFKTNTKDYKTVGFEYLEFVSENIKIPFVAIGGIKENNLEEIVKRGATRIALVTEITGAENMNEKIGKLNEIIKK from the coding sequence ATGAAAAAAATCTATAGAATTTTAGATGCAAACGTAAATAGAGCTTCAGAAGGAATTCGAGTAGTAGAAGATATTTGTAGATTTTATTTTGAAAATGAAACTCTTACAGAAAAGTTGAGGAATATTAGACATAATATTAGAAAAAGTTTAAAAGATATTGATATTTATATGATTGAAGAAAGAGATTCAGAACATGATATAGGTAAAAATATTACTTTAAACAGTGTTATTGATAAAAAAGATTCTGTATCTCAAATTATAACTGCAAATTTTAAAAGAGCTCTTGAGGCTGTAAGAGTTATTGAAGAGATATTAAAAACATTAGATAATATGTATTTAATAGGTAAAAAATTTGAAACTATTCGTTATGAACTTTATTATTTAGAGAAAGATGTAACACAACTAATTAACAAAAAAATTATTCCAGAAGGAATTTATGGAATAACAATGGAAGAGAGTTCTAACGGAAAAAATAATATTGAAATCGTGAAAGAGATGATAGAGAATGGGATAAAAATTATTCAATATAGAGAAAAAAGGAAATCTTTTAGAGATATGTATAAAGAAGGATTGGAATTAAGACAATTAACAAAAGAAAATGGAGTTACTTTAATAATAAATGATTATATAGAATTAGCAATGATGTTAGATGCTGATGGAGTACATATTGGGCAAGATGATTGGCCAATTGAAGAGGTTAGAAAATTAATAGGGAGTGATAAAATTATTGGCGTATCTACTCATTCAAAAGAAGATGCTATAGAAGCTGTAAAAAATGGAGCCGACTATTTAGGAGTAGGACCAATTTTTAAGACAAATACAAAAGATTATAAAACTGTTGGATTTGAATATTTAGAATTTGTAAGTGAAAATATTAAAATTCCTTTTGTAGCAATTGGAGGAATAAAAGAGAATAATTTAGAAGAAATAGTGAAAAGAGGAGCAACTAGAATAGCGCTTGTAACAGAAATAACAGGAGCTGAAAATATGAATGAAAAGATTGGGAAGTTAAATGAAATTATAAAAAAATAA
- a CDS encoding methyl-accepting chemotaxis protein, with amino-acid sequence MKLKWKIMLPIVLILTVQYSVLIFKDISINREKNKSIIKKIGDIKSEAFFSYLNKSLAKGEMFIDFVLSNKETKKAFAERDRDKLEEINYKLYNKFKKNADIAQFQFHLPSSVSFLRLHNLNKYGDDLSSFRKTVVEANKKKQLEKGIEVGVAGIGIRYVKPVFYNGNSIGTVEYGGKLGDKLLKEFIEETDKKIKEYGLNVSIIAKNLKGEYSVIASNFEDEIAINPNEILSKFTNSSDGYYFSNGRDAFFYEKLKDFSGAVVGYVKFKYDISNILKKGRADTRFSIVIIIVTLISIIVFLLLFIKIVIEKRLNLLVEFIKQVEKGDFRDKNRIKGKDEIGKMSDSINIFIKKLQKIIIDVKSYSGRVSNGIEEFNDTMRQISNSTEEVSESSTTTAASIEELSSTTIEIHQNIERLLKNTENTLQLAKNGGDAVDLTIDEINKIKKLVEVGTEDVKELGNKTNEIGEIVVVIKEIAAQTNLLALNAAIEAARAGEAGKGFEVVAEEVRKLAEKTTEYTKEINNSIKEIQDETNGVITKMEEVNIEVETGVETSNNTGKALEEIVIHTVEVRDMVNSIVNSTREQSIASEDIAKQTEAVAQNSELNGQAIENSSESIGEIAEIAEELNQMVRKFKVNNDENEMGIKKIE; translated from the coding sequence ATGAAATTAAAATGGAAAATAATGTTACCAATAGTATTAATATTAACAGTTCAATATTCGGTGTTAATTTTTAAAGATATTAGTATTAATCGAGAAAAGAATAAATCAATAATAAAAAAAATAGGGGATATAAAAAGTGAAGCCTTTTTTAGTTATTTAAATAAATCTCTGGCAAAAGGAGAAATGTTTATAGATTTTGTTTTAAGTAATAAAGAGACAAAAAAAGCTTTTGCAGAAAGAGATAGAGATAAATTAGAAGAGATAAATTATAAGTTATATAATAAATTCAAAAAAAATGCAGATATAGCTCAATTTCAATTTCATCTGCCATCAAGTGTATCATTTTTAAGATTGCATAATTTAAATAAATATGGAGATGATTTGAGTTCTTTTAGAAAAACTGTAGTAGAAGCAAATAAAAAAAAGCAATTAGAAAAAGGGATTGAAGTTGGAGTTGCTGGAATTGGGATTAGATATGTAAAACCTGTTTTTTATAATGGAAATAGCATTGGAACTGTAGAATATGGTGGAAAATTAGGAGATAAATTACTTAAAGAATTTATTGAAGAGACAGATAAAAAGATAAAAGAATATGGATTAAATGTATCTATTATAGCTAAAAATTTAAAAGGTGAATATAGTGTTATCGCTTCAAATTTTGAAGATGAAATAGCTATAAATCCTAATGAGATATTATCTAAATTTACAAATAGTAGTGATGGTTATTATTTTTCCAATGGAAGAGATGCTTTTTTTTATGAAAAACTAAAAGATTTTTCTGGAGCAGTAGTAGGTTATGTTAAGTTTAAATATGATATTTCGAATATTTTGAAAAAAGGTAGAGCAGATACAAGATTTTCAATAGTTATAATTATTGTAACACTAATAAGTATAATAGTTTTTCTATTGCTATTTATAAAAATTGTGATAGAAAAGAGGTTAAATTTATTAGTTGAATTTATTAAACAAGTTGAAAAAGGAGATTTTAGAGATAAAAACAGGATAAAAGGGAAAGACGAAATAGGGAAAATGTCAGATAGTATAAATATTTTTATTAAGAAATTACAAAAAATAATTATTGATGTAAAAAGTTATTCAGGAAGAGTATCAAATGGAATAGAAGAATTTAATGATACAATGCGTCAAATAAGTAATTCTACAGAAGAAGTAAGCGAAAGCTCAACAACCACAGCTGCTTCAATAGAAGAATTATCAAGTACAACAATTGAAATACACCAAAATATTGAGAGATTATTAAAAAATACAGAAAACACCTTACAACTAGCAAAGAATGGCGGAGATGCAGTGGATTTAACAATAGATGAAATTAATAAAATAAAAAAATTGGTAGAAGTAGGAACGGAAGATGTAAAAGAGTTAGGAAATAAAACAAATGAAATAGGTGAGATTGTAGTAGTTATAAAAGAAATAGCAGCACAAACAAATTTGTTAGCATTAAATGCTGCAATAGAAGCTGCAAGAGCAGGAGAAGCGGGAAAAGGATTTGAAGTGGTAGCGGAAGAGGTTAGAAAACTCGCTGAAAAAACTACAGAATATACCAAAGAGATAAATAATAGTATAAAAGAGATACAGGATGAAACAAATGGGGTAATAACTAAAATGGAGGAAGTCAACATAGAAGTAGAAACAGGAGTAGAAACATCAAATAATACAGGAAAAGCATTGGAAGAGATTGTTATTCATACAGTAGAGGTAAGGGATATGGTCAATTCAATAGTAAACTCTACTAGAGAACAATCTATAGCTTCGGAAGATATAGCTAAACAGACAGAAGCTGTCGCACAAAATTCAGAATTAAATGGGCAAGCTATAGAAAATAGTAGTGAATCAATAGGAGAAATAGCAGAGATAGCAGAAGAATTAAATCAAATGGTGAGGAAATTTAAAGTTAATAATGATGAGAATGAAATGGGAATAAAAAAAATAGAATAA
- the thiC gene encoding phosphomethylpyrimidine synthase ThiC: protein MKYTTQMDAAKKGIITKQMKEVAFEENLDVEIIREKLSKGTVVIPANKNHISLIGKGVGDGLKTKINVNLGVSEDTCNIDTEVEKAKYAINLKADAIMDLSTFGNTGEFRKKLVNVSPVMLGTVPVYDAVAQFGKTIKDISVDDFFSIVETHAKDGIDFLTIHAGLNRTSIERVQKNERLTHIVSRGGSVLYQWMLENDKENPFYENYDRLLEICKKHDVTLSLGDGLRPGSLKDATDAPQIQELIILGELTKEAWKENVQVMIEGPGHVPLNEIAANMQIQKKLCHGAPFYVLGPIVTDIAPGYDHITSAIGGAIAATHGADFLCYVTPAEHLRLPTVEDVKDGIIATRIAAHAADIAKGIKGAINWDNRMSKARGDLNWNKMFELAINPEKAIKYRESDKPKDKEVCTMCGELCAIKRSKKA, encoded by the coding sequence ATGAAATATACAACTCAAATGGATGCGGCGAAAAAAGGAATTATTACAAAACAGATGAAAGAGGTAGCATTTGAAGAAAATTTGGATGTAGAAATAATCAGGGAAAAATTATCAAAAGGGACAGTTGTAATACCTGCAAATAAAAACCACATATCTTTAATTGGAAAAGGGGTTGGAGATGGATTAAAAACAAAAATAAATGTAAATTTAGGAGTATCAGAAGACACTTGCAATATTGATACAGAAGTAGAAAAAGCAAAATATGCTATAAATCTGAAAGCAGATGCAATAATGGATTTAAGTACTTTTGGGAATACAGGAGAATTTAGGAAAAAACTTGTTAATGTATCTCCAGTAATGTTAGGGACAGTTCCTGTATATGATGCAGTTGCACAATTTGGAAAAACTATAAAAGATATTAGTGTAGATGATTTTTTTAGTATAGTTGAAACTCATGCAAAAGATGGTATAGATTTTTTAACTATTCATGCTGGATTAAATAGAACTTCTATTGAGAGGGTACAAAAAAATGAAAGATTAACACATATTGTGAGTAGAGGTGGTTCAGTATTATATCAATGGATGTTAGAAAATGATAAAGAGAATCCTTTTTATGAAAATTATGATAGATTGCTTGAAATTTGTAAAAAGCATGATGTAACTTTAAGTTTAGGCGATGGATTAAGGCCTGGAAGTTTAAAAGATGCAACAGATGCTCCACAAATTCAAGAATTAATCATTTTGGGAGAGCTTACAAAAGAAGCTTGGAAAGAAAACGTGCAAGTGATGATAGAAGGTCCAGGTCATGTTCCATTAAATGAGATTGCTGCAAATATGCAAATTCAAAAAAAATTATGTCATGGTGCTCCATTTTATGTGTTAGGACCAATAGTTACAGATATAGCCCCAGGATATGACCATATTACATCTGCTATTGGAGGAGCAATTGCCGCTACACATGGAGCAGACTTTTTATGTTATGTAACTCCTGCAGAACATTTGAGATTGCCTACAGTGGAAGATGTTAAAGATGGAATTATAGCTACAAGAATTGCAGCTCATGCAGCAGATATTGCAAAAGGGATAAAAGGTGCAATTAATTGGGATAATAGAATGAGTAAAGCAAGAGGGGACCTTAATTGGAATAAAATGTTTGAACTTGCAATTAATCCTGAAAAAGCTATAAAATATAGAGAATCAGATAAGCCGAAAGATAAAGAGGTTTGTACAATGTGTGGTGAATTATGCGCAATAAAAAGAAGTAAAAAAGCTTAA